Proteins encoded by one window of Leptolyngbyaceae cyanobacterium:
- a CDS encoding DUF4922 domain-containing protein, with amino-acid sequence MSESTPNNTQTLHQKPDLLWQRVIQQTEFALNCGALETIPTEYQIVEDNGINFLVRVISNLVRKDAARKEHTKDNKKPKDFNPFLPYDENLFVANISDTHVCLLNKFNVVDHHLLIVTRAFEEQETLLKFQDFEAMWLVLNEINGLAFYNSGKIAGASQPHKHLQWVPLPLSPTGEKIPIETKLATAEFEGIVGKVPSLPFLHALVKFDFPKTPSPQTAAGVTLASYRSLLKAVDLLDENSDRPKGAYNLVATPEWMLVVPRKEESFQSIPVNSLGFAGAMLVRNDEQMKMLQEFGPLNAIAKVAHSVSR; translated from the coding sequence TCTCTTATGGCAGCGAGTGATCCAGCAAACCGAATTTGCTCTCAACTGCGGCGCACTGGAAACTATCCCTACCGAATACCAAATCGTAGAAGACAACGGCATTAATTTTTTAGTACGAGTAATTTCCAATCTAGTTCGTAAAGATGCTGCTAGAAAAGAACATACCAAAGACAATAAAAAACCAAAAGATTTCAATCCCTTTCTTCCCTATGATGAAAATCTTTTTGTTGCAAATATTAGTGATACTCACGTTTGTTTGCTCAACAAATTTAACGTGGTTGACCATCACTTACTAATTGTTACCCGCGCTTTTGAAGAACAAGAAACTTTACTCAAATTTCAAGATTTTGAGGCCATGTGGTTAGTTTTAAATGAAATAAACGGTTTAGCCTTTTACAATTCTGGCAAGATAGCCGGAGCGAGTCAGCCCCACAAACACTTGCAATGGGTTCCCCTGCCATTATCTCCCACAGGGGAAAAAATACCGATCGAAACCAAACTAGCCACAGCCGAATTTGAAGGAATAGTTGGCAAAGTCCCCAGTTTGCCATTCCTTCACGCCTTAGTTAAATTCGACTTTCCAAAAACTCCATCTCCCCAAACTGCCGCCGGAGTTACCCTGGCATCCTATCGCAGCTTACTAAAAGCAGTTGATTTATTAGACGAAAATAGCGATCGGCCCAAAGGTGCTTACAATTTGGTCGCCACTCCAGAATGGATGCTAGTCGTACCCCGCAAAGAAGAGAGTTTTCAGTCCATACCCGTCAATTCTTTGGGATTTGCAGGAGCGATGTTAGTTCGCAACGACGAGCAGATGAAGATGCTGCAAGAATTTGGCCCTTTAAACGCGATCGCCAAAGTAGCTCATTCCGTTTCCCGGTGA